One window from the genome of Hyperolius riggenbachi isolate aHypRig1 chromosome 6, aHypRig1.pri, whole genome shotgun sequence encodes:
- the LOC137521933 gene encoding enolase-phosphatase E1-like isoform X1, with amino-acid sequence MEKLAEPVQDTSFPTDPDQHCFKHIEETQLKNSIPAQQQGTTPFRDPNNSWFILRQNQYAKPKNKVEESNVPTNKQQVESNAEHLTSEKQTKKNIEPHSLKSPLKDQVELLKNEKASQQYDAHIEDPNKSNKKSDKVVLGTQPFVEVEQVVTPDEDIKTCGVRNSLPKTETKQVTKLDGEESTGNNAFISHQSKYVSEELSSATSSSDGFDGRPAMQERFEGTSPATLSSEELEGRSSNQEGVEETNLARVSSDELEDKSSKQKRVSQATLSSDRPEGIPTKHEKVEETNLTTVSSEQLEGKLSKQERFEETSLAAVPFDRLEGCPEEPERGKEIILATVSSEEFDSIPKKSERFRETNRVTVFSDELEGRPTIQEIFEEIGQATGSPDELERRSSKHERVVKSSQATVSFDGPEGRPTKWERVIENDPATVSCMFEDRPSKQERIEEISLVTVSSEELDNIPTNLERLKETDPVIVSSEEFEERPTMQERLEENNPATVSSEQLEGKLSKQESVEETSLAAVPFDRLKGWPAEQERIKEVILATVSSEELDSISTKPEKFREVNPVTVFSDELKEVLAMQERFEETSPATVSPEELEDKSSKQERFKETSHFTMSSDRPEGIPTKQERVEETNLTTVSSEQLEGRSSKQEIFEETSVAAVPFDRLEGCPAEQERVEHINLATVSSEELYSIPAKPERFRKINPVTKFSDELDERTTIQEMLEDIGQAKVFSDELEGRSSKQERVKETSQVSFNVLKDIQTKSEKMEETKLGRLFSDELEGRSSKQERIEEISLVTVSSEELDNIPTNLERLKETDPVIVSSEEFEERPTMQERLEENNPATVSSEQLEGKLSKQESVEETSLAAVPFDRLKGWPAEQERVKEVILATVSSEELDSISTKPEKFREVNPVTVFSDELKEVLAMQERFEETSPATVSPEELEDKSSKQERFKETSHFTMSSDRPEGIPTKQERVEETNLTTVSSEQLEGRSSKQEIFEETSLAAVPFDRLEGCPAEQERVEHINLATVSSEELYSIPAKPERFRKINPVTKFFDELDERTTIQEMLEDIGQAKVFSDELEGRSSKQKRVKETSQVSFNVLKDIQTKSEKMEETKLGRLFSDELEGRSSKQEGIEETSQATESSDRLKGSLIKQKRVKEPNLATVSRELEGRPSKPTRFEENSMATMSHVRLKGCSVNLDGDVESPTSESSHPTPTQRNLEYDGETYENKRHNTSHGHGQEETWSDLPWKIFNGLRQILGPLMRSCLMCLMSQPRRAHSLLLGSFLMCFFISQLPGVQAEDAVWLILWFCRESSLYGKSLEVKNGIDFFCKIPEAEGPVNVTCEDGVSQAFLMSNCTAVLTPDTDRTFFLEGVGYQIVITGKVNFTSKEEGLKHLFLDKPEIIPDIISTSPSPPESSMELPAMLFFNLPTLGLLILICLFVWIVWRTGGQSSDEETNKENDPLTGGNAESVPKPTLNGANGHVNVHIPEDTTEEPLEETSN; translated from the exons TCAACATTGTTTCAAACACATTGAAGAAACTCAACTAAAAAATAGCATCCCGGCACAACAACAAGGAACGACACCATTCCGTGATCCGAACAACTCATGGTTCATACTTCGCCAAAACCAATATGCAAAACCTAAGAACAAGGTTGAGGAATCAAATGTTCCTACAAACAAACAGCAGGTAGAATCAAATGCTGAGCATCTCACCAGCGAGAAGCAGACCAAGAAAAACATTGAACCACACAGTCTGAAAAGTCCACTGAAGGACCAAGTAGAACTTTTGAAAAATGAGAAAGCCAGTCAACAATATGATGCACACATTGAAGACCCCAATAAATCAAACAAGAAATCGGATAAGGTTGTTCTGGGCACCCAGCCTTTTGTGGAAGTAGAGCAGGTTGTGACTCCTGATGAGGATATTAAAACCTGTGGTGTAAGAAACAGTTTACCTAAAACTGAAACAAAACAAGTTACAAAGCTAGATGGAGAAGAGTCCACTGGAAACAATGCTTTTATTTCACATCAAAGCAAGTATGTATCTGAAGAACTCAGTTCAGCTACATCTTCTTCTGATGGGTTTGATGGAAGGCCAGCCATGCAGGAAAGGTTTGAAGGGACCAGTCCAGCAACATTATCTTCTGAAGAACTTGAAGGCAGGTCATCAAATCAGGAGGGAGTTGAAGAAACCAATTTGGCTAGAGTATCTTCAGATGAGCTTGAAGACAAGTCATCAAAGCAGAAGAGAGTTAGTCAGGCTACATTGTCTTCTGATCGACCTGAAGGGATCCCAACAAAACATGAAAAGGTTGAAGAAACCAATCTGACTACAGTATCTTCTGAACAACTTGAAGGCAAGTTATCAAAGCAGGAGAGATTTGAGGAAACCAGTCTGGCTGCAGTTCCTTTTGATAGACTTGAAGGCTGCCCAGAAGAGCCGGAAAGGGGTAAAGAAATAATTTTGGCTACAGTATCTTCTGAAGAGTTTGATAGCATCCCAAAAAAGTCAGAGAGGTTTAGAGAAACCAATCGTGTTACAGTGTTTTCTGATGAGCTTGAAGGAAGGCCAACTATTCAAGAAATATTTGAAGAGATTGGTCAAGCTACAGGGTCTCCTGATGAACTTGAAAGAAGGTCATCAAAACACGAAAGAGTTGTAAAAAGCAGTCAGGCTACAGTGTCATTTGATGGACCTGAAGGGAGACCAACAAAGTGGGAAAGGGTTATAGAGAATGATCCCGCTACAGTGTCCTGTATGTTTGAAGACAGGCCATCAAAGCAGGAAAGAATTGAGGAAATCAGTTTGGTTACAGTGTCTTCTGAAGAGCTTGACAACATTCCAACAAACCTAGAAAGGTTAAAAGAAACCGATCCTGTAATAGTGTCTTCTGAGGAGTTTGAAGAAAGGCCAACCATGCAGGAAAGGCTTGAAGAAAACAATCCAGCCACAGTATCTTCCGAACAACTTGAAGGCAAGTTATCAAAGCAGGAGAGCGTTGAAGAAACCAGTCTTGCTGCAGTGCCTTTTGATAGGCTCAAAGGCTGGCCAGCAGAGCAGGAAAGGATCAAAGAAGTCATTTTGGCTACAGTATCTTCCGAAGAGCTTGACAGCATCTCAACTAAGCCAGAAAAGTTTAGAGAAGTCAATCCTGTTACAGTGTTTTCTGATGAGCTTAAAGAGGTTTTAGCCATGCAGGAAAGGTTTGAAGAGACCAGTCCAGCAACAGTATCTCCTGAAGAACTTGAAGACAAGTCATCAAAGCAGGAGAGATTTAAAGAAACCAGTCACTTTACAATGTCTTCTGATCGACCTGAAGGGATCCCAACAAAGCAGGAAAGGGTTGAAGAAACCAATCTGACAACAGTGTCTTCTGAACAACTTGAAGGCAGGTCATCAAAGCAGGAGATATTTGAGGAAACCAGTGTGGCTGCAGTGCCTTTTGATAGACTTGAAGGCTGCCCAGCAGAGCAGGAAAGGGTTGAACATATCAATTTGGCTACAGTATCTTCTGAAGAGCTTTACAgcatcccagcaaagccagagagGTTTAGAAAAATCAATCCTGTTACAAAGTTTTCTGATGAGCTTGACGAAAGGACAACTATTCAAGAAATGCTTGAAGATATTGGTCAAGCTAAGGTGTTTTCTGATGAACTTGAAGGCAGGTCATCAAAGCAGGAAAGAGTTAAAGAAACCAGTCAAGTGTCTTTTAATGTACTTAAAGACATCCAAACAAAGTCAGAAAAAATGGAAGAAACCAAACTGGGTAGATTGTTTTCTGATGAGCTTGAAGGCAGGTCATCAAAGCAGGAAAGAATTGAGGAAATCAGTTTGGTTACAGTGTCTTCTGAAGAGCTTGACAACATTCCAACAAACCTAGAAAGGTTAAAAGAAACCGATCCTGTAATAGTGTCTTCTGAGGAGTTTGAAGAAAGGCCAACCATGCAGGAAAGGCTTGAAGAAAACAATCCAGCCACAGTATCTTCCGAACAACTTGAAGGCAAGTTATCAAAGCAGGAGAGCGTTGAAGAAACCAGTCTTGCTGCAGTGCCTTTTGATAGGCTCAAAGGCTGGCCAGCAGAGCAGGAAAGGGTCAAAGAAGTCATTTTGGCTACAGTATCTTCCGAAGAGCTTGACAGCATCTCAACTAAGCCAGAAAAGTTTAGAGAAGTCAATCCTGTTACAGTGTTTTCTGATGAGCTTAAAGAGGTTTTAGCCATGCAGGAAAGGTTTGAAGAGACCAGTCCAGCAACAGTATCTCCTGAAGAACTTGAAGACAAGTCATCAAAGCAGGAGAGATTTAAAGAAACCAGTCACTTTACAATGTCTTCTGATCGACCTGAAGGGATCCCAACAAAGCAGGAAAGGGTTGAAGAAACCAATCTGACAACAGTGTCTTCTGAACAACTTGAAGGCAGGTCATCAAAGCAGGAGATATTTGAGGAAACCAGTCTGGCTGCAGTGCCTTTTGATAGACTTGAAGGCTGCCCAGCAGAGCAGGAAAGGGTTGAACATATCAATTTGGCTACAGTATCTTCTGAAGAGCTTTACAgcatcccagcaaagccagagagGTTTAGAAAAATCAATCCTGTTACAAAGTTTTTTGATGAGCTTGACGAAAGGACAACTATTCAAGAAATGCTTGAAGATATTGGTCAAGCTAAGGTGTTTTCTGATGAACTTGAAGGCAGGTCATCAAAGCAGAAAAGAGTTAAAGAAACCAGTCAAGTGTCTTTTAATGTACTTAAAGACATCCAAACAAAGTCAGAAAAAATGGAAGAAACCAAACTGGGTAGATTGTTTTCTGATGAGCTTGAAGGCAGGTCATCAAAGCAGGAAGGAATTGAAGAAACCAGTCAGGCTACAGAGTCTTCTGATAGACTCAAAGGGAGCCTAATAAAGCAGAAAAGGGTTAAAGAACCCAATCTGGCTACAGTTTCTCGTGAGCTTGAAGGCAGGCCATCAAAGCCAACAAGATTTGAAGAAAACAGTATGGCTACAATGTCTCATGTCAGGCTTAAAGGCTGTTCAGTCAACCTTGATGGTGATGTAGAAAGTCCCACGTCAGAATCATCGCATCCCACACCAACACAAAGAAACCTTGAATATGATGGGGAGACCTATGAAAAcaaaaggcacaacaccagtcatGGGCATGGACAGGAAGAAACATGGTCTGATCTTCCATGGAAGATATTCAATGGCCTCAGACAGATACTCG GTCCACTGATGCGTTCATGTTTGATGTGTTTAATGTCCCAGCCCAGGAGGGCACATA GTCTCTTACTTGGCAGCTTCttgatgtgtttttttatctCCCAGCTCCCAGGGGTCCAAG CTGAAGATGCTGTGTGGTTGATTCTCTGGTTCTGCAGGGAAAGTTCCCTATATGGGAAGAGCCTGGAAGTCAAAAATGGCATTGACTTCTTTTGTAAGATCCCTGAGGCTGAAGGACCTGTGAATGTGACTTGTGAAGATGGGGTATCTCAGGCTTTTTTGATGTCAAACTGCACAGCTGTCCTCACTCCAGATACAGACCGAACGTTCTTCTTAGAAGGAGTTGGTTATCAGATTGTTATAACTGGCAAAG